A part of Rhinolophus ferrumequinum isolate MPI-CBG mRhiFer1 chromosome 11, mRhiFer1_v1.p, whole genome shotgun sequence genomic DNA contains:
- the DDIAS gene encoding DNA damage-induced apoptosis suppressor protein yields MNKRRKFLLASVLGLQSSSFIYPACQKCYSRIILLSKRSNCPKCGSTGKVENASYRYKLSIKVAESNKLFGITIFGRCLDAFFGLTATDLHRYIQDPNEIPETLSSDATQNLLTKAVETCFVGQSFIFGVTNFENQAGQGSNSNNFLQQCPGLKREVKALVAFQIVLPDPAVAGLTVIDCFHQLLQLSDFRKLHNGSQTPNSHLPALEYSSTDLSSICCPDSSSCFFESHSRDNFVRFWQPSLELTSIVSKLTDDDNFSASEQSQATDTLHQNRKCISFAEATGSSSSHEVIQRPWSLVSYMDAKSTAPKLDQELGLQANQPNVVHHEIGVTGSNLFPLKMQKVLEPSNTKSFHSAVDNKNRYFQYERTHHQHHNVSTPPSLEERPIYCPPSSLRLEEVAGDSQDCDPEMWDDLPFSESLNKFLAAIESEIAITQTEASSRKCHLDNDIDKLHADHSGISVIPSRTTGALYTPPIALRSSQETVKANSGKDDCLYTCEANPTPNVLKKSQPGNTAEAISISSHERDISDCFLPNAYLSALFPSSKGSGTRATLRKSTRIPPHRPEVLRKHNNPESDHSCLDIKYFDGCGVKSLSEMSSKLTTLCSWRYNDVSDLCNLENKQYSRWPKNQDDSLTICRKLTYPLEALCSSPNRSTDALKEMPYGHTNNNNLTQNYSDHEGSYNASADLFDDSGKEMDVATEITKISQDILLQWGKSLAKNHTKSDFSPRSLSESSRQSSQKLSLQNMSATMYPKTYSSPPHFQSDLENDFEDSQDFVPCSQSTPVAGFHQTRIHGMKGAFKKLPAFYLDLDVNYKETKISFENEAQQATSSCPKNKKTSSQKSRSPIISDIAQPEVFNNCPVAECLESDIDEWVPPTTKKVFLSDMFRLQTMGLRKCPAAWTPDQKELPRKKPKYVQERTDKHLVQELNLKNMLSAVVTKQETPNYSSTNSGWISKESVLGLDSCSEVKCCLPFSENWPPSVPETKSAWSPELFS; encoded by the exons AATGAAATTCCAGAAACACTGAGCAGTGACGCAACTCAGAACCTACTAACTAAAGCAGTTGAAACTTGCTTTGTTGGACAGAGCTTCATTTTTGGAGTGACG aATTTTGAAAACCAAGCTGGGCAAGGTTCAAATTCCAATAACTTCTTACAGCAGTGCCCTGGCCTCAAGAGAGAAGTTAAAGCGCTAGTAGCGTTCCAGATTGTTCTACCAGACCCGGCTGTTGCAGGCCTCACTGTCATTGACTGTTTCCATCAGCTCTTGCAGCTTTCTGATTTCAGGAAACTTCACAATGGCTCCCAGACACCTAATAGCCACTTACCTGCTTTAGAATACTCAAGTACTGATCTCAGCAGCATATGTTGCCCTGACAGCAGTTCTTGTTTTTTTGAGTCCCACAGCAGAGATAATTTTGTTAGATTCTGGCAGCCATCACTTGAACTCACTTCCATTGTTTCAAAACTAACAGATGATGATAATTTTTCAGCTTCAGAACAAAGCCAGGCCACTGATACTCTTCACCAGAACAGAAAGTGCATCTCCTTTGCAGAGGCCACTGGTTCCAGTAGCTCCCATGAAGTCATTCAGCGTCCGTGGAGCCTCGTTTCATATATGGATGCAAAGAGCACAGCACCAAAGTTGGATCAAGAGCTTGGCTTACAAGCTAATCAGCCAAATGTAGTTCACCATGAAATTGGAGTTACTGGCTCTAATTTATTCCCTTTGAAAATGCAAAAGGTCCTTGAGCCAAGTAATACAAAATCCTTCCACAGTGCAGTAGACAATAAAAATAGGTATTTCCAGTATGAGCGAACACATCACCAGCATCACAATGTCAGTACCCCCCCGAGCCTTGAGGAGAGACCTATATATTGTCCACCTTCATCACTCAGACTTGAAGAGGTAGCTGGTGATTCCCAGGATTGTGACCCCGAGATGTGGGATGATCTGCCATTCTCTGAAAGCTTGAACAAGTTTCTGGCTGCTATTGAAAGTGAGATTGCTATAACCCAGACAGAGGCCAGCAGTAGGAAATGTCATCTGGATAATGACATCGATAAATTACATGCAGACCACAGTGGGATATCTGTGATTCCCTCGAGAACTACTGGAGCCTTGTATACACCACCGATAGCTTTAAGATCATCACAAGAAACAGTCAAAGCAAACTCTGGCAAAGATGACTGCCTTTACACCTGTGAAGCAAATCCAACTCCTAATGTTCTGAAGAAGTCCCAACCAGGTAACACAGCAGAGGCGATCTCTATAAGTAGTCATGAAAGAGATATTTCTGACTGTTTCCTGCCAAACGCGTATCTGTCAGCTCTCTTTCCATCTTCAAAAGGCTCAGGAACAAGAGCTACTCTTAGGAAGTCTACCAGAATTCCACCGCATAGGCCTGAAGTTTTACGTAAGCACAATAATCCAGAGAGTGACCATTCTTGTCTCGATATCAAATATTTTGATGGATGTGGAGTAAAATCACTTTCAGAAATGAGTAGTAAGTTGACAACTCTGTGTTCTTGGAGGTATAATGATGTTTCTGACCTTTGCaacttagaaaataaacaatatagtAGGTGGCCAAAGAACCAAGATGACAGTCTTACAATTTGCAGGAAACTTACATATCCCTTAGAAGCTCTTTGCAGTAGTCCAAATAGAAGTACAGATGCATTAAAAGAAATGCCTTATGGACATACCAATAACAATAATTTAACACAGAACTATTCTGATCATGAAGGGAGCTACAATGCTTCTGCGGATCTCTTTGATGATAGTGGTAAAGAAATGGATGTTGCaacagaaataaccaaaatatcaCAGGATATTTTGTTACAATGGGGAAAGTCTTTGGcaaaaaatcatacaaaatctGATTTTTCACCGAGATCACTTTCTGAAAGCTCCAGACAATCTTCACAAAAATTATCCTTGCAAAACATGTCTGCCACTATGTACCCAAAAACATACTCTTCTCCACCTCATTTTCAGTCagatttagaaaatgattttgaagATAGCCAAGATTTTGTTCCATGTTCACAGTCAACTCCAGTTGCAGGATTCCACCAAACAAGAATTCATGGGATGAAAGGAGCTTTCAAGAAACTACCTGCCTTCTATTTAGATCTTGATGTTaactataaagaaacaaagatttcGTTTGAAAATGAGGCACAGCAAGCCACCTCCAGCtgtccaaaaaataaaaaaacatccAGCCAGAAATCCAGAAGCCCTATTATATCTGATATTGCACAACCAGAGGTTTTCAACAACTGTCCTGTTGCCGAGTGCCTTGAATCTGACATTGATGAATGGGTCCCTCCTACcacaaaaaaagtatttctttcagATATGTTCAGATTGCAAACCATGGGTCTAAGGAAATGCCCTGCTGCCTGGACTCCTGATCAAAAAGAGTTACCGAGAAAGAAACCGAAATATGTCCAAGAAAGAACTGATAAACATTTAGTTCAAGagttaaatttaaagaatatgcTTTCAGCAGTAGTTACAAAACAGGAAACTCCTAACTATAGTAGTACAAATTCAGGCTGGATTTCCAAAGAGTCTGTTTTAGGACTTGATTCTTGTTCAGAAGTCAAATGTTGCCttccattttcagaaaattgGCCACCTTCAGTGCCTGAAACTAAAAGCGCTTGGTCTCCTGAGTTGTTTTCATAA
- the RAB30 gene encoding ras-related protein Rab-30 — MSMEDYDFLFKIVLIGNAGVGKTCLVRRFTQGLFPPGQGATIGVDFMIKTVEINGEKVKLQIWDTAGQERFRSITQSYYRSANALILTYDITCEESFRCLPEWLREIEQYASNKVITVLVGNKIDLAERREVSQQRAEEFSEAQDMYYLETSAKESDNVEKLFLDLACRLISEARQNTLVNNVSSPLPGEGKSISYLTCCNFN, encoded by the exons ATGAGTATGGAAGATTATGATTTcctgtttaaaattgttttaattggcAATGCTGGTGTGGGGAAGACGTGCCTAGTCCGACGATTCACTCAG ggTCTTTTCCCCCCAGGTCAAGGAGCCACAATTGGAGTTGATTTTATGATTAAGACAGTGGAGATTAACGGTGAAAAAGTAAAG CTTCAGATCTGGGACACAGCAGGTCAAGAGAGGTTTCGGTCTATTACCCAGAGTTATTACCGAAGCGCCAATGCCTTGATCCTCACCTATGACATCACCTGTGAGGAGTCCTTCCGCTGCCTTCCGGAGTGGCTGCGGGAAATAGAACAATATGCCAGCAACAAGGTCATCACTGTGCTAGTGG GCAACAAGATAGATCTGGCTGAAAGGAGAGAGGTCTCCCAGCAGAGAGCAGAAGAATTCTCCGAAGCTCAGGACATGTATTATCTGGAGACCTCAGCCAAGGAATCTGATAACGTGGAGAAACTCTTCCTTGACTTAGCTTGCCGCCTCATCAGTGAAGCCAGGCAGAACACACTTGTGAACAATGTATCGTCACCCTTACCTGGAGAAGGGAAAAGCATCAGCTATTTGACTTGTTGTAATTTCAACTAA